The genomic stretch GGCAAATTATGCTCGGCGCATCGATCTTCATGAAATCGGGCATGGTTTGGGCATTCTGGGGCACAGCAAGACACCCGGAGACATCATGTTCAGCACGGTCATGCCGGCAGACACAGTGCCGCAACTTTCCAATCGCGACAAAGCCACCCTGGCAAAAATATATTCGGCCAGCGCTGAAATGTTAAGCAGCCATCCGCTCAACATGAATAAGATGATGATGTCTGGAGATCCAAACAGCAACGTAAATCAGCTGCTTCGATTGAATGCAGAAGCTGCTGATGCCATGAAACAGGGCAAAATAGCGCTTTCCGTTCAAAAACTAGAAGCTGCGCAAAAGCTCGATCCAAACTCGGAAATCGTCAATCACAACCTGGGTAGCGCCTATGCAAATTCCGGAATGATGGCTGCCGCAGTTCACAATTGGTCCTCAGCTGAAGCTTACTTTCTGCGGGCAATTCCGCTTCTAAACAAAGATGCCGACAAGACTAATCTCGTACAAGTTCTAAAAGCCTATTCCACCGTTTTGAAGTTGAGCGGAAGACCAGCTGATGCCGCCAAAATCGACGGTAAATTGAAGAGCCTTCCTGGTGCAGGCAAGTAGAACACTGAAGGCTTGAGAATTAAGCTTTGGCGGTTTTACCACCTTGCAGGCACAGGAACTTGATTTACGAAATTTATGCAAACAGGCAGCTGTTACTGGCACTTGACAACATTGTCGTATGCGTGAGAGCGTGGTAGCACGGGGTGTTCTTCTCGTGTAATCGCCCGGTCGGTTCGTAAGATCGGCTGGTCGCGATAGATATTCTGTACTACCGCTGCAGCAGGTGCATCCTTTGAATACAGAGGAACATGCTCAGAGAGCCTACGAGCAAGCGATGGACTTGCTTACAGGTGGGCAATATTCGGACGCCGTAGGTTTCTTCACAGATGCTCTGCAACTTAAGCCTGAGTTTGCGACGGTCTATTTCAACCGCGCTTTTGCCTACAACATGCTCGGTGAGCCGGAGAAGGCCATTGAAGACTACACGCAGGCCATTGCTCTGGACAACGAAAATGCCTGGGCATACATCTATAGAGCCTATGCACAGGGAGTTCTCGGTCGCCAGACAGAGGTGATTCTCGATTGCGGAAAGGCAATCGATATCAATCCAAAACTGGGACTTGCCTACACAGAGCGTGGTTACGCTTACTTTCAACAGGGACTCTACAGAGAAGCGGCGGCAGATTTCGGTGAATTCATTAATCTCACTCCTGATGACTCGAGCGCATACTACTGCCGCGCCATAGCTTACAGCGAACTGGAGATGCACGAAGAGTCAATTGCTGACCTGACAAAAGCTATAGAAATCAATCCTAAGGATCCCGGAGCCTACTTCTGCCGCGGCATTTCATATCACAACCTGAATCGATACCAGCAGGCTATTGAAGACTACACTCGTGCTCTTGACTTGAATCCAGAGTGCGTCGAAGCTTTCGAAAGCAGGCAGATCGCATATTCGCAGTTGTCTGTAGCACTGCACCAGATCATAGATTCTCCGAATGTAAAGAAAGCAAAAACGAGAACAAAAGTCCAGGAGCTGCTCTGGAAACTGGATGTCGCGATGCGCGAAAAGCAAGGCGTCAAGCAGTGTCCAGAAGAGGAAGAACGCATCCGGAATAAACTTTTGCGCACACCTTCTAAGTGATTCTCCGGACGATCTAACTTAAACGGGAAGCTACATCTCCTGTGAAATAAGTAACTCTAACATTCCAGTTTATAATTTGGGTCGTTCCAGTTAGCACAAGCGCTCGTTGCGGGTGCAGCAACCAGGCGCAATTGTTTTGCTGAACTAAATAGACTTGAGCGAGGAAATCACATGTCTAAGGCACTCGTAATTCTCTCCGGCGGACAAGACAGCACCACCTGTTTGTTCTGGGCTAAAGAGCGCTACGACGAGGTAGTGGCTTTGACCTTCAATTACAACCAACGCCATATCAGAGAAATTGAAAGCGCCAGAATGGTGGCAAAATTAGCCGCAGTTGAGCATGAAGTCATCGACATGGGGCCTATCTTTGCCGGACTCAGTCCACTTACAGATCTGAAACTGGAGGTCGACAGCTATAAATCGGCGCACGATTTGCCCGGAGGACTGGAGAAAACTTTTGTGCCGGGACGCAACATACTTTTCCTTTGTGTAGCAGCCAATCGCGCCTATGTGACTGGTTGTGACGCTATGGTGATCGGGGTTTCAGAGGAAGATTTCGGAGGTTATCCCGACTGCCGCGCCGAATTCATCGAAAAAATGGAAGCAGCATTGACAAGTGGGCTGGATAAAAGCATCGCCATTGTCACGCCGCTCGTTCATCTGTCCAAGAAGAAAACCGTTGAACTGGCGCAATCGCTGGAGGGATGTCTGGACGCCCTCTCATTTACAACCACTTGCTACAACGGTGAAGTGCCTCCATGCGGGCACTGTCACTCATGTTTGCTCAGACAGAAGGGTTTCGAAGAAGCCGGTGTGCCCGATCCTCTCCTTGTCCGGGGTACTGCCGATGCTCGGTAAGAATCCTGTCCGCCCCCAGCAATTAAACGACGGGCAGTCTCTCTGGATTCAGTCTGTCTTTTACACATTGCAGGGCGAAGGTCCATTTATCGGTAAACCTGCGGTTTTCGTCCGCCTCTCCGGCTGCAATTTAAAATGTTTCTGGTGCGACACTGATTTCGAGTCGTCGACATGGCAACCCAGTTTGAATGAATTGCTTGCGGACATTGAAATAAAGCGACCAGAGCATTGCAAATTTATAGTCATCACGGGTGGTGAACCGTTTCGACAGAATATTGCACCGCTAGTGGAGAGTCTGCTGAACAGCGGGTTGACCGTGCAGATCGAAACCAACGGTACACTCTGGGTTGACTTGCCGGTAAGTAAAAATTTGCATATCGTTTGCAGCCCCAAAGCCAATTTCATCCACGAAAAATTACTACCGAGAATAACGACTTACAAGTACGTTCTCGATGCCGACTCAATCGATCCGACAGATGGTCTGCCCAACAAATCTACTCAAAAGATGCATACAGCGGTTCAAATTGCACGACCGCCCGAGGATGGCGAAATCTTTGTCATGCCTATCGATTCTGGTGACGGCAAGCGAAATGAAGATAATAAGCGAGCTTGCGTGGACGTGGCCATGAAACACGGGTACAGAATGACCCTGCAAAGTCATAAATTATTGAACATTGATTAGAGGGGAGATGACAGTGACGCAGAACTTAAAGCATCTGGGAAATAAGACCGAATACGTTTATACAAATCCAACCGTAGAGATTCTCGAGCACGTACCAAACCCGTTCTCAGATCGTGAGCAAAATCGGCACCAGGTAGCAGGAACAGTCCACATTGAAGCTAATGAATTCACCAGCCTCTGCCCGATTACCGGTCAGCCCGACTTTGCCACCATAGTGATCGACTATATTCCGCGCGAACGTCTTGTTGAAAGCAAATCTCTGAAGCTCTACCTGGGCAGTTTTCGTCAATTCGGGGAATTTCACGAATCATGCGTAAATCGAATCGCCAATGACCTGATCGAACTACTCGACCCCTCGTACATCAAAGTAGAAGGGCGATTCACGCCCCGCGGTGGCATTTCGATATGGCCGGTTGCTGAGTTTCACCGCTGACGTCTGATTTAAATGGCCGAGCTCAATCAGCTGAAAACCCAGAGAACTAGAGCTGGACAGTAAGTCTTACATTATAGTCTTTCCATACCGTTTTATAGGATTACGGCAATCCGCTTGGACAGCCGGATTTCTATAATGGTATCAGCTGGACGGAGGTAATTATGGCTACGGTTAACTACAGGCGAGCCAATGAGCTGATGCTGCTCATAGCCGCCAATCCCGCAACACCCGAACAAATTCTCAAGCAGTTGGCGACCGAAGACGATCCTTTGTTACTCGAACAAATAGCAGAAAATCCCTCTGCCCCGGCGCTCACCTTAGCCAATCTGGCTGGGCATGCCAATGAACGCGTGCGCATGGCTGTCAGCCATAATCCAAAGACACCAATTGAAATCATCGATACACTTATTTGCGACATCAGCGCAGACGTGAGATACGCGCTTGCATCGAATCCGCTATTGCCACTGCAAGTGATTCGCGAGATTTGTCAGGACGAAAATCCTTACGTTGCCAGTCGAGCCCAACAAACATACACCAGACTGACTCAAGATAGAACTCCACAGACAAACATCACAATAACGTTGCAAAATATTCAGTACAAAAAATATTCCGCCTAGCGCTGCACCACTAGTGGTGGCTTGTCTTGCATTCGAATGTTGAAAAATTCCACTCGTGGTACGGCAAACATCAGTTCATCGCCATTTCGTCGAACCGTGAGATGGGCAACCGTACCAGGCTGTCCGTGAATCCTGCCGACAACACTGCTTCGTGTGCCGTCGACTGACGTGATCACATCTCCTTTCTGTATGCCGGCTACCTCAGCCGGCGACTGGGGGTGTACTCTATGCACCCGACCGGAGTGATTAACGCGCACGCCTATTCTTCCTTCAACCTCGTGATATTTGATCCCCCCAACCAGGGTCGTCGCATCTGCGGCAACCGTTTGGGACAAAGATATTGCGGTTAACAAAGCAAACAGAAATTTCATGGATACCTCTTGCGTCGCTCCGGTCTCATTCTTTTAAGTGCTGGTGATGACAATCAGGTAAGCCGTTTAGTTCCCAAGAGAAACAAACAGGCCCAACCTTCGCAAAACTTGCAAAAACCTTCGGTGGCTCATCGAATACAGCTTCCTGCACCGCATTCAGTAGCAGTTACTGGCTAGTCAGGACCAGTTCAGATATACTTGACCTTCAGCAGCCTGCGTATCGACCGATGATCGCTCGAACGTCGAAGGGCTCGGATTTCTGAGCATTGCTTAATACGCAAAGTTCAGCTTGGTTAGTGCTCCTAATTACAAGGACGAGCCCAGTAATCCAAGTGGTAATCCGTTAATCCGACCATGTTTTACGAGGTCCTGGCTTTGTTAAATAGATCTATCTGCCGAATCACACTGGCATTCATGACTTTGAACTCCCTTGGGCAGTCAGTTGTCGCCGCTGCCCCAGCAACGCCCTCTCCTCAGAAGAAAGCATCCCCTGCCACACCGGCAGCTGCGGCAGGAGCAAAGAGCGTGGCTGGAGCTAAAAACGTACCTGTCAAAAATTTAGCGGGAGTTAAACCAAATCCCGGAGCAAAAACGATATCGGTTGAAGCTGTTCCCTTGAATGAGGCCAAGGATCTGCCACATTCTGCCAAGCTGGCTCCAGTGAAAGACTCTACCCTGCAGGACGCACAGCAGATACCCTTTGTCTCATGGGTGGACAATGCTCAGCCCGCAGACGCTGTTCTGCTTTGTATTCACGGACTTGGTCTGCACAAGGGCACTTACGATGCTTTTGGCAAAAGGATGTCCCAGATAGGTGTTCCCACCTACGCGATGGACGTGCGCGGATTCGGCGAGTGGCAGGATGATCTGAAGACAGGTCTGGACTTTGAAGGATCGCTTGCCGATATCAAAGTCGTGTTGCAGGCAATCAAGAAAAATTATCCGGACAAGAAAATCATTATTCTCGGTGAGTCTATGGGAGGAGCGATCGCTTTACGTGCGACGGCAATGTATCCCGAACTCGTTTCGGGCTTGATTTCATCCGTTCCGTCAGGTGACAGATTCGGCTCCGGTGACACAAAGCTCAAAGTTGGTCTGCATGCAATGCTGAAAGGTTTTAACAAACCGATGGACATCGGTACTGACGTTGTCGGCAAAGCAACAAAGAAAGAAGACTTGCGCGAAGCCTGGTCAAAAGACAAGCTAGGACGCATGAATCTGTCTCCAAAAGAGTTGATGCAATTCAATTCTTTTATGGAGAAAAATTTCCTTGTCGCAAAAGAGATCAAATCGGTACCAGTTCTATTTATCCAGGGAGCAAACGACAAACTGGTCCATCCGGAGGGCACGTGGAAGCTTTTCGACAGCCTCACCACAGACAAACGTCAAATGGTTTTCAGCAAGGCGGCCGAGCACCTTATTTTCGAAGAGTCGCAGTTTAGCG from Candidatus Melainabacteria bacterium encodes the following:
- a CDS encoding 7-carboxy-7-deazaguanine synthase QueE, producing the protein MLGKNPVRPQQLNDGQSLWIQSVFYTLQGEGPFIGKPAVFVRLSGCNLKCFWCDTDFESSTWQPSLNELLADIEIKRPEHCKFIVITGGEPFRQNIAPLVESLLNSGLTVQIETNGTLWVDLPVSKNLHIVCSPKANFIHEKLLPRITTYKYVLDADSIDPTDGLPNKSTQKMHTAVQIARPPEDGEIFVMPIDSGDGKRNEDNKRACVDVAMKHGYRMTLQSHKLLNID
- a CDS encoding tetratricopeptide repeat protein, giving the protein MNTEEHAQRAYEQAMDLLTGGQYSDAVGFFTDALQLKPEFATVYFNRAFAYNMLGEPEKAIEDYTQAIALDNENAWAYIYRAYAQGVLGRQTEVILDCGKAIDINPKLGLAYTERGYAYFQQGLYREAAADFGEFINLTPDDSSAYYCRAIAYSELEMHEESIADLTKAIEINPKDPGAYFCRGISYHNLNRYQQAIEDYTRALDLNPECVEAFESRQIAYSQLSVALHQIIDSPNVKKAKTRTKVQELLWKLDVAMREKQGVKQCPEEEERIRNKLLRTPSK
- a CDS encoding PDZ domain-containing protein, yielding MKFLFALLTAISLSQTVAADATTLVGGIKYHEVEGRIGVRVNHSGRVHRVHPQSPAEVAGIQKGDVITSVDGTRSSVVGRIHGQPGTVAHLTVRRNGDELMFAVPRVEFFNIRMQDKPPLVVQR
- the queF gene encoding preQ(1) synthase, which codes for MTVTQNLKHLGNKTEYVYTNPTVEILEHVPNPFSDREQNRHQVAGTVHIEANEFTSLCPITGQPDFATIVIDYIPRERLVESKSLKLYLGSFRQFGEFHESCVNRIANDLIELLDPSYIKVEGRFTPRGGISIWPVAEFHR
- a CDS encoding alpha/beta fold hydrolase translates to MFYEVLALLNRSICRITLAFMTLNSLGQSVVAAAPATPSPQKKASPATPAAAAGAKSVAGAKNVPVKNLAGVKPNPGAKTISVEAVPLNEAKDLPHSAKLAPVKDSTLQDAQQIPFVSWVDNAQPADAVLLCIHGLGLHKGTYDAFGKRMSQIGVPTYAMDVRGFGEWQDDLKTGLDFEGSLADIKVVLQAIKKNYPDKKIIILGESMGGAIALRATAMYPELVSGLISSVPSGDRFGSGDTKLKVGLHAMLKGFNKPMDIGTDVVGKATKKEDLREAWSKDKLGRMNLSPKELMQFNSFMEKNFLVAKEIKSVPVLFIQGANDKLVHPEGTWKLFDSLTTDKRQMVFSKAAEHLIFEESQFSDEDLNFVEKWINKNIAPLTALHLPPEKPDATEEKPQVSEAGQSSSAESNDNSSKKSDTPSAQQNRMNAASQLATAALSKNMVNPLRPSDSGARTADYQGDPARISYWIELARDGKVYRCNNKTSFKSGDAIKFHIIPQTDGYAYVVMNKSSRGKSATLFPSAETGTNNFLTKGQDYPLPSKTWLKFDNNPGTEEVSLVFSQKKISPQKELQEQHYLTAYVSPSETGKKDLVPTRMQLSWDDPTPVIIPADFSGSTQLASHSSLVNLSFNGPGGVLAVDIALAHQ
- the queC gene encoding 7-cyano-7-deazaguanine synthase QueC, whose product is MSKALVILSGGQDSTTCLFWAKERYDEVVALTFNYNQRHIREIESARMVAKLAAVEHEVIDMGPIFAGLSPLTDLKLEVDSYKSAHDLPGGLEKTFVPGRNILFLCVAANRAYVTGCDAMVIGVSEEDFGGYPDCRAEFIEKMEAALTSGLDKSIAIVTPLVHLSKKKTVELAQSLEGCLDALSFTTTCYNGEVPPCGHCHSCLLRQKGFEEAGVPDPLLVRGTADAR